Proteins encoded together in one Acholeplasma hippikon window:
- a CDS encoding CCA tRNA nucleotidyltransferase — MSSLFTAKKLIKDLKRNGHEAFLVGGVVRDFLMKSKFNDIDITTKAKPFEVMKLYKTAPTGLKYGSVTVLYDNEKFEVTTYRLDGPTSDFRHPDSVIYSEDVKDDVLRRDFTINGILMDEFQNIYDYVDGQKDIEAKLIRAIGDPTTRFNEDALRMLRAIYFQSKLGFEIEEQTKEAIKNNTHSITELAMERVHQELIKILKGEYAIKALNSMVELGLDKVLPGLEKGIQYVATLDKMPFVDTFFTLSFALNNGVVPSKWTFSNVHRNKYQKASELANKVHGMPDDKTLYTYGLEISLLANKANFFLGRSKHLEKKIQEVYDNLPVKSELDLALTSHEIMKFLNKKQGVWLGNLRKQMIEDVLLKNVNNTKEDLYKYLQDKKVN, encoded by the coding sequence ATGAGTAGTCTATTTACAGCAAAGAAGTTAATCAAAGATTTAAAAAGAAACGGACATGAAGCGTTCTTGGTTGGCGGTGTTGTTAGAGACTTCTTAATGAAATCAAAATTTAATGACATTGACATTACAACAAAAGCAAAACCTTTTGAAGTGATGAAACTTTATAAAACAGCTCCAACTGGATTAAAATATGGAAGTGTAACTGTTTTATATGACAATGAAAAATTTGAAGTTACAACTTATAGATTAGATGGACCTACTTCGGACTTTAGACATCCAGATTCAGTAATCTATTCTGAAGATGTTAAAGACGATGTATTAAGAAGAGACTTTACAATCAATGGTATTTTAATGGATGAGTTCCAAAATATTTATGATTATGTTGATGGACAAAAAGACATCGAAGCCAAATTAATTCGTGCAATTGGTGATCCAACTACACGTTTTAATGAAGATGCATTAAGAATGTTAAGAGCAATTTATTTCCAATCAAAATTAGGATTTGAAATTGAAGAACAAACAAAAGAGGCAATTAAAAATAATACGCATTCAATTACTGAATTAGCTATGGAAAGAGTTCATCAAGAATTAATAAAGATTCTTAAGGGTGAATACGCAATTAAAGCATTAAATTCAATGGTTGAGTTAGGATTAGATAAAGTATTACCAGGATTAGAAAAAGGCATTCAATACGTTGCTACGCTTGATAAAATGCCATTTGTTGATACATTCTTTACATTATCATTCGCATTAAACAATGGTGTTGTCCCATCTAAGTGGACATTCTCAAATGTACATAGAAATAAATATCAAAAAGCAAGTGAATTAGCTAATAAAGTTCATGGTATGCCAGATGATAAAACACTATATACATATGGATTAGAAATTTCATTATTAGCAAATAAAGCAAACTTCTTCTTAGGTAGATCTAAACATTTAGAAAAGAAAATTCAAGAAGTATATGATAATTTACCTGTTAAGAGCGAATTAGATTTAGCTTTAACAAGTCATGAAATTATGAAGTTTTTAAATAAGAAACAAGGTGTTTGGTTAGGTAACTTAAGAAAACAAATGATTGAAGATGTTTTATTAAAGAATGTTAACAACACAAAAGAAGATTTATATAAATATCTTCAAGATAAGAAGGTGAATTAA
- a CDS encoding DegV family protein — MKVKVASTSTSCLDYYDKPHDIDIIRIKLLDGDKELLDGKDVKANEFFARLRNEPTWVPKTSQPAIGEIVSYMESLVEAGYEELFVTTISKELSGTFNSIRQAALMVEDKLKVTVFDTKTVCFSEGYIALTADRLFKEGKTTPEVIKHLEFMRDNNTILFAVDDLTHLVNNGRLTGAKAFFGKLLKVKPVLQVTNEGKIVSIDKTRNIKSALKSVVDYVKTYTEGKKFYAHIVYAGNPTLKQYFEEILEEELGIKGLHEAPSTPVVGAHIGPDVVGIGVFLEN, encoded by the coding sequence ATGAAAGTTAAAGTGGCATCTACATCAACATCTTGTCTAGATTATTATGACAAGCCTCATGATATTGACATAATTAGAATCAAATTATTAGATGGTGACAAAGAATTATTAGATGGTAAAGATGTAAAAGCTAATGAATTCTTTGCAAGGCTAAGAAATGAACCAACTTGGGTTCCAAAAACATCTCAACCTGCTATTGGAGAGATTGTTTCATATATGGAATCTTTAGTTGAAGCTGGATATGAAGAATTATTTGTAACTACAATTTCCAAAGAATTATCAGGAACATTCAATAGCATTAGGCAAGCTGCACTCATGGTAGAGGATAAATTAAAGGTTACTGTATTTGATACAAAAACTGTTTGTTTCTCTGAAGGTTATATCGCATTAACTGCAGACCGTTTATTCAAAGAAGGTAAGACAACACCTGAGGTTATTAAGCATTTAGAATTTATGAGAGATAACAATACCATTTTATTTGCAGTTGATGATTTAACTCATTTAGTAAATAATGGGCGTTTAACTGGTGCAAAAGCATTTTTTGGTAAACTTTTAAAAGTTAAACCAGTATTACAGGTAACAAATGAAGGTAAGATTGTTTCAATAGATAAAACAAGAAACATTAAATCTGCCTTAAAATCAGTTGTTGATTACGTAAAAACATATACTGAAGGTAAAAAGTTTTATGCACATATTGTATATGCGGGTAATCCAACATTAAAACAATACTTTGAAGAAATATTAGAAGAAGAACTTGGAATTAAAGGTTTACATGAAGCACCATCTACACCTGTTGTTGGTGCACACATTGGACCTGACGTTGTAGGTATCGGAGTTTTCTTAGAAAATTAA
- a CDS encoding IMPACT family protein produces the protein MFFLKNPVTNTIIIEKSEFIGVITPITSPDEIPQILKDIKKQYPKATHYCTAYVFENTQGSNDDGEPSGTAGVPILEILNAHQLKNVFACVIRYFGGIKLGAGGLIRAYARATKEALQIASILKQETTKNYQVTFSYEKINLIDTLFKDYIVNKEFLTDVNYDLQFISGEELLKTYEYLFKKIKNQGTKEILVPWK, from the coding sequence ATGTTTTTTCTTAAGAATCCTGTTACAAATACAATAATAATCGAAAAATCAGAGTTCATAGGTGTTATTACACCTATTACATCTCCTGATGAAATTCCTCAAATATTAAAAGATATAAAAAAACAATATCCAAAGGCAACACATTACTGTACTGCCTATGTTTTTGAAAATACTCAAGGATCAAACGATGATGGCGAACCAAGTGGTACAGCTGGTGTTCCTATCTTAGAAATCCTTAATGCGCATCAACTAAAAAATGTATTTGCATGTGTGATTCGTTATTTTGGTGGCATTAAATTAGGCGCTGGCGGACTTATTCGCGCATATGCTCGTGCAACTAAAGAAGCTTTACAAATTGCCTCTATCCTAAAACAGGAAACAACTAAAAATTATCAAGTTACATTTTCTTATGAAAAAATAAATTTAATTGATACATTATTTAAAGACTACATCGTGAATAAAGAATTTTTAACTGATGTAAACTATGATTTACAATTTATCAGTGGCGAAGAATTATTAAAGACATACGAATATTTATTTAAAAAAATAAAAAACCAAGGAACTAAAGAAATCTTAGTTCCCTGGAAATAA
- a CDS encoding DUF1146 family protein, with translation MTDLVKYILFWCIFAGSFVVTFRILQALEIEKYFKKYRKMEIHSAYFIITVLVSYALGKFLLDIIELFPGN, from the coding sequence ATGACTGACCTAGTCAAATATATTCTCTTTTGGTGTATCTTTGCAGGAAGTTTTGTCGTAACTTTCAGAATACTTCAAGCACTTGAAATAGAAAAGTATTTTAAAAAATACCGCAAGATGGAAATACATTCAGCGTATTTCATCATTACGGTATTAGTTAGTTATGCACTAGGTAAATTTTTACTAGATATTATTGAATTATTTCCAGGGAACTAA
- the upp gene encoding uracil phosphoribosyltransferase: MPKVTVLKHPLIEHKMSIIRDKNTSTKSFRENVSEVGALITYELTKDLELQAKEIETPVTKTTVYELKKPVVIVPILRAGLGMVDGIHDMIPSAKVGHIGLYRNEETLEPITYYAKFPQEIKNGCVIVIDPMLATGGSASAAITKLKEAGATDVRYVGLVGCPEGVERLQNDHPDVPIYLAALDERLNEKGYIVPGLGDCGDRLFGTK; encoded by the coding sequence ATGCCCAAAGTAACCGTTTTGAAACACCCTTTAATTGAACACAAAATGTCAATTATCCGTGATAAAAATACATCTACGAAAAGTTTTAGAGAGAATGTTTCAGAAGTTGGGGCATTAATCACCTATGAACTTACTAAAGATTTAGAACTTCAAGCGAAAGAAATTGAAACACCAGTAACAAAAACAACTGTATATGAATTAAAAAAACCTGTAGTGATTGTACCAATCTTACGTGCAGGTTTAGGTATGGTTGATGGTATTCATGATATGATTCCAAGTGCAAAGGTAGGTCATATTGGCTTATACCGCAATGAAGAAACATTAGAGCCAATCACTTACTATGCTAAATTTCCACAAGAAATTAAAAATGGTTGTGTGATTGTTATTGATCCAATGTTAGCAACTGGTGGTTCAGCAAGCGCTGCAATCACTAAATTAAAAGAAGCAGGAGCAACTGATGTTCGTTATGTGGGTTTAGTAGGCTGTCCTGAAGGAGTTGAAAGACTTCAAAATGATCACCCAGATGTGCCAATTTACTTAGCAGCATTGGATGAAAGATTAAATGAAAAAGGCTATATCGTCCCAGGACTTGGTGACTGTGGAGATAGATTATTCGGTACAAAATAA
- the rpiB gene encoding ribose 5-phosphate isomerase B: MKIGLGADHAGFNLKADLIKHLENKGYEVVDYGTNSVDRVDYPDYGKKVGENVAKHEVDLGILICGTGIGMSIAANKVKGVRAALIYDELTARLAKEHNHANVIAIGERTTDTEKAKLLVDTFLNAHEESRHNIRIEKIAKIEEEE, translated from the coding sequence AAAATAGGTTTAGGTGCAGATCATGCAGGATTTAATCTAAAAGCAGATCTAATAAAACATTTAGAAAATAAAGGATATGAAGTAGTCGATTATGGGACAAACTCAGTCGATAGAGTCGATTATCCTGATTATGGTAAAAAGGTTGGCGAAAATGTTGCTAAACACGAAGTCGACTTAGGTATCTTAATTTGCGGAACTGGTATTGGTATGAGTATCGCAGCAAACAAAGTAAAAGGTGTTAGAGCAGCATTAATTTATGATGAATTAACTGCAAGATTAGCCAAAGAGCATAATCATGCAAACGTAATTGCTATCGGTGAAAGAACAACTGACACTGAAAAAGCAAAACTTCTTGTCGACACTTTTTTAAATGCACATGAAGAATCAAGACACAATATAAGAATCGAAAAAATAGCAAAAATTGAAGAAGAGGAATAA